The Candidatus Desulfatibia profunda genomic sequence CAAAGGCGTCCGTGTTGACCTGCACCACCGGTGCTCCGGAAACGGCCAGACGAACCGCATCGTTGGACGTGCAGATATCTCCCACGATTACGGCGCAGTTGATTTGGGGCATGATATGCCGGAGCGTCCTTTCAAGGATGGTGGTCTTGCCGGAGCCGGGAGAGCTCATGACATTAAGGACAAACACACGATTTTCCGCAAACATGCGGCGGTTTTGGGCTGCAATGGCGTCGTTTACATCCAGAACCCTGCGAACGACCTTTATTTCCCGGCTGCCGGTTTTTCCGCCGCTCTCATCGGCGCAGCTTGGGGCATGGGCATGGGAATGTTTTTCAAATGGTTTGTGATGATAATATTTTTGAATTTTATACAATGTTGTCGGCATCTTGAGCATCCTCATCGGCAATTTCGATGGAATCGATATCCAGCTCCCGGCCTGAAATAATATCGACGCTGCCGCTGTTGCATTTTCGGCAGCGAAAAACCGCTTCGTTGATAACGTGCTGTGTATGGCAGTCGTTGCATTTTACAATCACCGGGACCTCTTCAATCTGAAGCTTGGCATCGCCAAGGGGGGTATCCTGGGCTGCAATCTCAAAGCAGAAACGAAGGCTTTCAGGCACGACAGCCGACAGTTTGCCGATTTTCAGATTGACCCTTTCGATCTTTACATTCTCCATTCCGGCAGGGAGGGATGCAGTGGCAATCTCAATGATCTGCATGGCTATGCCCATTTCGTGCATCGTCAAACCCAATTTAAATAAACCGAATAAGAACAAGGCTTTTTATCACGAAAGCACGAAGGTGCGAAAACACGAAAAAAAACTATAAAATTTCGTGCTTTCCAGATTTCGTATTTTCGTGATTGAACTTTAATATAGATCAATACAAACCGTCCTTGTTGAGCTGCGGGTCCATCAAAAAAAGCAGCCTGGATGCTGCCACCGTCGGAGAGGTTTGGCCGTTTTTCACGGACCTTGTCATCTCCGGAAGCAGTTTGACAACTTCGGCGTTTTTATAAAGACGCAATTTCAATCCTTCTTCCACCAGAGCCCACATCCAGTCTAAGGCCTGTTTCCGGCGCTTGTCTTGGAGTTCGCCGGTACGCATCAT encodes the following:
- the hypB gene encoding hydrogenase nickel incorporation protein HypB, with translation MPTTLYKIQKYYHHKPFEKHSHAHAPSCADESGGKTGSREIKVVRRVLDVNDAIAAQNRRMFAENRVFVLNVMSSPGSGKTTILERTLRHIMPQINCAVIVGDICTSNDAVRLAVSGAPVVQVNTDAFGGDCHLTAHVIQTALSSIDLQTIDLLIVENLGNLVCPAEFDIGEDSRVVVLSVTEGEDKPVKYPLMFRVCDAALLNKIDLLPHLDYDRQAALNYIHQVHPGLPVFELSAKTEAGFTPWL
- the hypA gene encoding hydrogenase maturation nickel metallochaperone HypA gives rise to the protein MHEMGIAMQIIEIATASLPAGMENVKIERVNLKIGKLSAVVPESLRFCFEIAAQDTPLGDAKLQIEEVPVIVKCNDCHTQHVINEAVFRCRKCNSGSVDIISGRELDIDSIEIADEDAQDADNIV